A single region of the Chryseobacterium culicis genome encodes:
- a CDS encoding cation:proton antiporter — MILLSIHNLSLPIEDPVLKFLLVLVIILAAPLLLNKIKVPHLLGLIIAGAIIGPNGFNVLSRDSSIVVTGTTGLLYIMFLAGLEIDMGDFKKNKWKSLTFGIYTFTVPFVLGYLGGYYLLHFSMLTSILFASLFSSHTLIAYPLVSKLGIAKNKAVNITVGGTMITDILALLVLAIIVGMSQGDVGTEFWVKLSVSFIVFALIVLIVFPIIGRWFFKRVDDKISQYIFVLVMIYLAAMLAELAGVEAIIGAFFAGLALNRLIPHTSSLMNRVEFVGNAIFIPFFLISVGMLIDFKVFFKSWETLEVAGIMLVASIGGKYLSAVATQKTFRLTKEEGKLIFGLSSASAAATLASVMVGYNIILSETETGEPVRLLNEHVLNGSILLILISCTISSFISMASAQKIAESDNEDTVSGNTHEEENILLAINHEATVERMVNLGILIKAHSNTEDLFALNVINEDKNESSVKNAEKLLHQAADAAAAADVKLQALKRYDNDVINGVNNVIKEQKITDLIIGLEDEKGFSPSFVYNLYNGYLQNDDVNVLVYHAAQPLSTIKKYAVMIPENAHQEAGFFHALLRVWNIARNSGATVVFYAPENILDILQKIIKKANIEAEFIIMNTWQDGERTAAQLKDDEALIILMAKRGMKSYIPRMRLIPELLNRNLKDNNYLLIFPFSEYDKNSPEIRSVGNHGDFVEIGNVIQKIFK, encoded by the coding sequence ATGATTTTACTGAGTATACACAACCTGAGTCTTCCCATAGAAGATCCGGTACTGAAGTTCCTTTTGGTACTGGTCATTATCCTGGCAGCGCCCCTGCTGCTTAATAAAATTAAAGTTCCACACCTGTTGGGTCTTATTATCGCCGGAGCCATCATTGGTCCGAATGGATTCAATGTATTATCCAGAGACAGCAGTATTGTGGTAACGGGAACTACCGGGCTTCTCTACATCATGTTTCTGGCTGGCCTTGAAATTGACATGGGAGATTTTAAAAAGAACAAATGGAAAAGTCTCACCTTTGGTATCTATACCTTCACAGTTCCCTTTGTACTGGGATATCTGGGAGGATATTACCTTCTTCATTTCTCCATGCTGACCTCTATACTATTCGCCAGTCTTTTTTCATCGCATACCCTTATTGCGTATCCGTTAGTGAGCAAGTTGGGAATTGCGAAAAACAAGGCTGTTAATATCACGGTTGGAGGTACAATGATTACGGATATCCTGGCTTTATTGGTACTTGCCATAATTGTAGGAATGTCCCAGGGAGATGTAGGAACAGAATTTTGGGTTAAATTATCCGTTTCTTTCATTGTTTTTGCATTGATTGTACTGATTGTATTTCCTATTATAGGACGTTGGTTTTTCAAAAGAGTGGACGATAAAATCTCACAGTATATTTTTGTACTGGTTATGATTTATCTTGCTGCTATGCTGGCTGAGCTGGCTGGTGTAGAAGCGATCATCGGGGCATTCTTTGCAGGATTGGCTTTAAACAGACTTATTCCTCACACGTCTTCTTTGATGAACAGAGTTGAATTTGTGGGAAATGCTATATTTATCCCGTTTTTCCTGATCAGTGTAGGAATGCTGATTGATTTTAAAGTGTTCTTTAAAAGCTGGGAAACATTGGAAGTAGCAGGAATTATGCTGGTAGCCTCAATCGGAGGAAAATATCTTTCTGCCGTAGCCACTCAAAAAACATTCAGACTGACCAAAGAAGAAGGTAAACTCATCTTTGGATTGAGTTCCGCTTCTGCTGCTGCAACACTGGCTTCAGTAATGGTAGGATATAATATTATTCTTTCTGAAACCGAGACCGGAGAGCCCGTAAGATTACTGAATGAACACGTGCTGAACGGAAGTATTTTATTGATTTTGATTTCCTGTACCATCTCCTCTTTCATTTCTATGGCCAGTGCTCAGAAAATTGCGGAAAGTGACAATGAAGATACGGTTTCAGGAAATACCCATGAGGAAGAAAATATTCTCTTAGCGATCAATCATGAAGCAACTGTTGAGAGAATGGTAAATCTGGGAATCCTGATCAAAGCACATTCCAATACGGAAGATCTTTTCGCCCTGAATGTCATTAATGAAGACAAAAACGAATCTTCAGTAAAGAATGCGGAAAAACTTCTTCACCAGGCAGCAGATGCAGCCGCAGCTGCAGATGTTAAATTACAGGCTTTAAAAAGGTATGACAACGATGTCATCAACGGGGTAAATAATGTGATTAAAGAACAGAAAATTACAGACCTTATTATAGGACTGGAGGATGAAAAAGGGTTCTCCCCTTCGTTTGTCTATAATCTTTACAATGGTTATCTGCAGAATGATGATGTGAATGTGCTGGTATATCATGCGGCACAACCACTTTCCACCATTAAAAAATATGCCGTGATGATTCCTGAAAATGCCCATCAGGAAGCAGGATTCTTCCATGCATTGCTGAGAGTCTGGAATATTGCCAGAAATTCCGGAGCAACAGTTGTTTTCTATGCTCCTGAAAATATCCTTGATATTCTGCAGAAAATTATTAAAAAAGCCAATATAGAAGCAGAGTTTATCATTATGAATACCTGGCAGGACGGGGAAAGAACGGCTGCCCAATTGAAAGATGATGAAGCCCTGATTATCCTGATGGCAAAACGCGGCATGAAGTCTTATATTCCAAGAATGAGGCTGATTCCGGAACTTCTGAACAGGAACCTGAAAGACAATAATTACCTTCTGATTTTCCCGTTCTCAGAATATGATAAAAACAGTCCGGAAATACGTTCTGTAGGAAATCATGGAGATTTTGTGGAGATTGGAAATGTAATTCAGAAAATTTTTAAATAA
- a CDS encoding 5-(carboxyamino)imidazole ribonucleotide synthase encodes MKIGILGGGQLGRMLIQSALKYDDEFYTLDPASDAPCHNISYFTQGNFNDYETVLNFGKDKDVVTIEIEHVNADALAELEKQGIKVVPNANIIKTIQQKILQKEFYKTHDIPSPEFQVVWNSDEKIIMPLPFVQKMNTGGYDGKGVQVIKTEEDYQHLWTEASVIESLVDIEKELSVIVARNEKGETNIFPVTEMVADPKLNLLDFNVCPVLLTEDVQNQIDSITEKFLAAVNSPGLFAIELFLDKEGKIWVNETAPRLHNSGHQSQEGNTNSQFEQMYRVVKNLPLADTDAITYSGMLNLVGAEGFSGKVIYEGMEDVLQLPETYIHLYGKTETKPGRKMGHINVLADSREELMEKLVMVKGMVRVIAE; translated from the coding sequence ATGAAAATAGGAATTCTGGGAGGCGGACAGCTGGGAAGAATGCTGATACAAAGTGCACTGAAGTATGATGATGAGTTTTATACGCTGGATCCTGCTTCTGATGCTCCGTGTCATAATATCTCGTATTTTACACAGGGAAATTTCAATGACTACGAAACGGTTTTGAACTTCGGAAAAGATAAAGATGTTGTCACCATTGAAATAGAACATGTAAATGCTGATGCACTGGCAGAACTTGAAAAGCAGGGAATAAAAGTGGTTCCCAATGCCAATATCATCAAAACAATCCAGCAAAAGATCCTTCAGAAAGAATTTTATAAAACGCACGATATCCCAAGTCCGGAATTTCAGGTGGTATGGAACAGTGATGAAAAGATCATTATGCCATTACCATTCGTTCAGAAAATGAATACCGGAGGATATGATGGAAAAGGAGTACAGGTCATCAAAACAGAAGAAGACTATCAGCATCTATGGACAGAAGCATCTGTTATTGAAAGTCTGGTTGATATTGAAAAAGAACTTTCTGTCATTGTAGCAAGAAACGAAAAAGGAGAAACCAATATTTTCCCTGTAACGGAAATGGTTGCTGATCCTAAGCTGAACCTTTTAGACTTCAATGTATGTCCGGTTCTTCTGACAGAAGATGTTCAGAACCAGATTGACTCCATTACTGAGAAATTCTTAGCGGCAGTAAACTCACCGGGATTATTTGCCATCGAACTATTCCTTGACAAAGAAGGAAAAATATGGGTGAATGAAACAGCTCCAAGACTGCACAATTCCGGACACCAGAGTCAGGAAGGAAATACAAATTCTCAATTTGAGCAGATGTACCGTGTGGTTAAAAACTTACCTTTGGCAGATACCGATGCTATCACCTACAGCGGAATGCTGAATCTGGTAGGAGCAGAAGGATTTTCCGGAAAAGTAATCTATGAAGGAATGGAAGACGTTCTTCAGTTACCTGAAACCTACATCCACCTATATGGAAAAACAGAAACCAAACCAGGAAGAAAAATGGGACATATTAACGTTCTTGCAGATTCCAGAGAAGAGCTTATGGAAAAGCTTGTCATGGTGAAGGGGATGGTAAGAGTAATTGCTGAGTAA
- a CDS encoding DUF1543 domain-containing protein, which yields MKLFYVILGATPKGRNIEQHDVFFGIAENLKDLIPDMKDFWKEAEGKIHLDCYQEVKFADGYKVEIVEKGEKSSEDQLFFLNLGGYKPGFFEEFHEQHLMVGQSMGEIVKRAKATEFYQTMGFEGAVSHIDDKHGVDIDDIFNVSDILPAYMKEKYAIVLKKSDEENQVNPMGLGYLKIDKIQ from the coding sequence ATGAAATTATTTTATGTCATTCTTGGGGCAACACCCAAAGGAAGAAATATTGAGCAACACGATGTTTTTTTCGGAATAGCAGAGAATCTTAAAGATTTGATTCCGGATATGAAAGACTTTTGGAAGGAAGCAGAAGGGAAAATTCACCTGGACTGTTATCAGGAAGTAAAATTCGCTGATGGGTACAAAGTGGAGATTGTAGAAAAGGGAGAAAAATCTTCAGAAGATCAATTGTTTTTCCTCAATTTAGGAGGGTATAAGCCTGGTTTCTTTGAAGAATTCCATGAGCAACACCTCATGGTTGGGCAGTCTATGGGTGAAATTGTAAAAAGAGCAAAGGCTACTGAATTTTACCAGACTATGGGATTTGAAGGCGCTGTAAGCCATATTGATGATAAGCACGGAGTGGATATTGATGATATTTTCAATGTAAGTGATATTCTTCCGGCCTATATGAAAGAAAAATATGCTATCGTTCTTAAAAAGTCTGATGAAGAAAATCAGGTAAACCCAATGGGACTGGGCTATTTAAAAATTGATAAAATTCAATAA
- a CDS encoding sulfite exporter TauE/SafE family protein encodes MSEIIILFLGAISAGLLGSLTGLGGGVIIIPLLTLGFGVPMHYAIGASLISVIGTSSGAAVAFVKEGFTNMRIGMFLEIATTAGAIIGALVSGMLNPNTIGIIFASILLLTVILNLKGKPDHQEPLIKGSLEEKLKLYGTFPDKGILKSYSARNTVPGFLMMMFAGAMSGLLGIGSGALKVLAMDNMMKLPFKVSTTTSNFMIGVTAVASALIYFQRGEIIPVIVAPVLIGVVIGSFIGSKTLMVSKTKKLKVFFAIVITILSVYMMYNGINKSFR; translated from the coding sequence ATGTCAGAAATCATCATACTCTTCCTTGGCGCAATTTCCGCTGGTCTTTTAGGTTCACTTACGGGTTTAGGAGGAGGAGTTATTATCATTCCTTTATTAACGCTGGGATTCGGCGTTCCAATGCATTATGCTATCGGTGCTTCACTTATCTCTGTGATTGGCACCTCTTCCGGTGCGGCTGTAGCTTTCGTAAAAGAAGGCTTTACCAATATGAGAATCGGGATGTTTCTCGAAATAGCAACTACAGCAGGAGCTATTATTGGTGCGTTGGTTTCAGGAATGCTTAACCCCAATACAATCGGAATTATTTTCGCAAGTATCCTTCTTCTTACAGTTATTTTAAATCTTAAAGGGAAGCCTGATCATCAGGAACCTCTGATCAAAGGAAGTCTGGAAGAGAAGCTAAAATTATACGGAACATTCCCGGATAAAGGGATTTTAAAAAGTTATTCTGCAAGAAATACCGTTCCCGGATTTTTGATGATGATGTTTGCCGGTGCAATGTCCGGACTTTTAGGAATAGGTTCGGGTGCATTAAAAGTATTGGCCATGGACAATATGATGAAACTGCCTTTCAAAGTATCTACAACAACCAGTAATTTTATGATTGGAGTAACGGCAGTAGCCAGTGCACTGATCTATTTCCAGAGAGGAGAAATTATTCCGGTAATTGTAGCTCCCGTATTGATAGGAGTTGTTATTGGAAGTTTTATTGGTTCAAAAACACTGATGGTATCAAAAACCAAAAAATTAAAAGTATTTTTTGCCATTGTTATTACTATTCTTTCAGTTTATATGATGTATAACGGTATCAATAAAAGCTTCAGATAA
- a CDS encoding DUF1634 domain-containing protein, whose translation MKKNFTDVDLNRSVGNLLRLGVILSVATSLIGFIKLFIEGFKMPEKYSSLVVGTSSEKVWGHFWTSLCKGEGVAIIQLGILLLIFTPLMRIVFALIGYLKEKDYVYVVISSIVLAIMAVSFFAGYAH comes from the coding sequence ATGAAAAAGAATTTTACAGATGTAGATCTGAACCGTTCCGTAGGAAATCTTCTGAGACTGGGTGTTATTCTGTCTGTGGCAACATCGCTTATCGGTTTTATCAAGTTATTTATTGAAGGTTTTAAAATGCCTGAAAAATATTCCAGCCTTGTCGTAGGTACTTCTTCTGAAAAAGTATGGGGCCATTTCTGGACCTCTCTTTGCAAGGGAGAAGGTGTAGCAATAATCCAGCTGGGTATTCTTTTGTTGATCTTCACCCCTCTGATGAGAATTGTTTTCGCTTTAATAGGCTATTTAAAAGAAAAAGACTACGTTTATGTAGTCATTTCTTCTATTGTTTTAGCAATTATGGCTGTCAGTTTCTTTGCCGGGTACGCTCACTAA
- a CDS encoding VOC family protein, which translates to MKIHHIAIICSDYAVSKKFYTEILNLNIIREVYREERQSYKLDLAIGDHYVIELFSFPDPPQRPSRPEACGLRHLAFSVENVTEKRNELIGKGLNCEEIRIDEFTGKEFFFTQDPDQLPLEFYEM; encoded by the coding sequence ATGAAAATCCATCATATCGCCATTATCTGTTCAGATTATGCTGTTTCCAAAAAGTTTTATACAGAAATTTTAAACCTGAATATCATCCGGGAAGTATACCGCGAGGAAAGACAATCTTATAAACTTGATCTGGCTATCGGAGATCATTATGTGATAGAATTATTTTCCTTTCCCGATCCTCCACAACGTCCGTCCCGCCCGGAAGCATGTGGGTTAAGGCATCTTGCTTTCTCAGTAGAAAATGTTACAGAAAAACGGAATGAGTTGATAGGAAAGGGACTTAACTGTGAAGAAATCCGCATAGATGAATTCACCGGAAAAGAGTTTTTCTTTACCCAGGATCCGGACCAGCTGCCGTTAGAGTTTTATGAAATGTAA
- a CDS encoding nuclear transport factor 2 family protein codes for MNKLIIFLVLSSISGFGQQNKEIEKPIRNLFLGMKNADAELVKSAFAENAVLQTITKDGNVKSDSIQDFVASVSKFTKGDLDERIIIEAIHTDGNLASVFTPYSFYVKEKLSHCGANSFQLVKQNNEWKIQYIIDTRRKDNCKEIK; via the coding sequence ATGAATAAATTAATTATATTTCTTGTTCTGAGCAGTATTTCGGGTTTCGGGCAGCAGAATAAAGAGATTGAAAAACCTATCCGTAACTTATTCCTTGGTATGAAAAATGCCGATGCAGAGTTGGTAAAATCAGCTTTTGCGGAGAATGCAGTTCTTCAAACTATCACTAAAGATGGTAATGTAAAAAGTGACAGCATACAGGATTTTGTTGCCTCTGTTTCAAAATTTACAAAAGGAGATCTGGATGAAAGAATTATCATAGAAGCCATTCATACGGATGGAAATCTGGCAAGTGTATTTACACCTTATTCTTTTTATGTAAAGGAAAAATTATCACATTGTGGAGCTAACAGTTTTCAATTGGTAAAGCAGAATAATGAGTGGAAAATCCAATATATTATTGATACGAGAAGAAAAGATAACTGTAAAGAGATAAAATAA
- a CDS encoding endonuclease/exonuclease/phosphatase family protein translates to MTILPKIQHSHWIFRVPEFAKIQVTYLIFFTFLLGLFTDPKEYLWYYQGLLLVLFVHHSHILIKYTRFYPVKKHRQRHKSSDKLHFISANVYQFNKEYEKFIGLVKKYNPDFFMTMESNGDWEKAMRPLEKEYGFQHKVTLENTYGMHFYSRIEIKEAKTHYFVADDIPSIEIHMKTADGFSFVFFGVHPPPPSPTEEETSKERDGDLLSTAKCVKDIKKPVIVVGDFNNVAWSRSSVLFRKTSHLIDPRIGHSFVSTFHAKYRLLRFPIDLMFHSEDIFIKQLKTLENFGSDHLPVYCEFFIDHHNDEQEELIETATSEEKAEAEIMIEEGKKEDGERETVVTED, encoded by the coding sequence ATGACAATATTACCAAAAATTCAGCATTCTCACTGGATATTCAGGGTTCCGGAATTTGCTAAAATACAGGTCACTTATCTTATCTTTTTCACTTTTTTATTAGGCCTTTTTACTGATCCTAAAGAATATTTATGGTATTATCAGGGACTTCTTCTGGTTTTATTTGTTCATCACAGCCATATCCTTATCAAATACACCCGCTTTTATCCTGTAAAAAAACACAGACAACGTCACAAGTCTTCTGATAAGTTGCATTTTATTTCTGCCAATGTTTATCAGTTCAATAAAGAGTATGAGAAATTCATCGGGCTTGTTAAAAAGTATAATCCTGATTTTTTCATGACTATGGAAAGCAATGGCGATTGGGAAAAGGCAATGAGACCTTTAGAAAAAGAATACGGCTTCCAACATAAAGTGACTCTTGAAAATACTTATGGTATGCATTTCTATTCCAGGATTGAAATCAAAGAAGCAAAAACTCATTATTTTGTGGCTGATGATATTCCGAGTATTGAGATCCATATGAAAACAGCGGATGGCTTTTCTTTTGTTTTCTTCGGGGTTCACCCGCCGCCGCCAAGTCCTACGGAAGAAGAAACTTCAAAGGAAAGGGATGGTGATCTTCTAAGCACAGCCAAATGTGTAAAAGACATCAAAAAACCTGTTATTGTTGTAGGAGACTTTAATAATGTTGCATGGTCAAGATCATCTGTTCTGTTCAGAAAAACAAGCCATCTGATAGATCCGAGAATCGGGCATTCTTTTGTTTCTACCTTCCATGCGAAATACCGTCTCCTAAGGTTTCCTATTGATCTGATGTTTCACAGCGAAGACATTTTTATTAAACAGCTGAAAACATTGGAAAATTTTGGTTCAGACCATCTTCCGGTATACTGCGAGTTTTTTATAGATCATCACAATGATGAACAGGAAGAATTGATTGAAACAGCAACTTCCGAAGAGAAAGCAGAAGCAGAAATCATGATAGAGGAAGGAAAGAAAGAAGATGGCGAACGTGAAACTGTTGTTACTGAGGATTAA
- a CDS encoding diphosphomevalonate/mevalonate 3,5-bisphosphate decarboxylase family protein, producing MTTQEFIGKENFNIHTQTVSESCPSNIALIKYWGKYDNQIPANPSISYTLNHCKTNTSMEFTADEVFSVQTFLAGNEEVKFAEKIEKYFRNIEQYLPWILKGKYIIRTENTFPHSSGIASSASGFGAIAKCLMALDASFTGKNSEEESLRKASFLARLGSGSACRSLYNGLVVWGKTDEVEGSSDLFGVQYPDAEIHDVFKNFNDWVLLIHEGQKSVSSTVGHGLMNTNPYAERRFQEARENFVPMKEILKNGDMERFIKLVEHEALTLHAMMMMSDPAFILMKTGTLEVINKIWDFRRETGLPLFFTLDAGANVHLLFPNNGSEEQIKAFIEAELLQHTQKNGVVKDVMNF from the coding sequence ATGACGACACAAGAATTTATAGGAAAAGAAAATTTCAACATTCATACACAAACGGTTTCAGAAAGCTGTCCGTCTAATATCGCCCTGATTAAATATTGGGGGAAATATGACAATCAGATTCCTGCCAATCCAAGTATCAGTTATACACTAAACCATTGTAAAACCAATACTTCAATGGAGTTTACAGCAGATGAAGTTTTTTCAGTACAGACTTTTCTGGCTGGAAATGAAGAAGTGAAGTTTGCGGAGAAAATTGAGAAATATTTCAGAAATATAGAGCAATACCTTCCATGGATTTTAAAAGGAAAATATATTATCAGAACTGAAAATACATTTCCTCACAGTTCAGGAATTGCGAGTTCAGCTTCAGGATTTGGAGCCATTGCAAAATGTCTGATGGCATTGGATGCATCATTTACAGGGAAAAATTCCGAAGAAGAATCTTTGAGAAAGGCTTCATTTCTGGCAAGGCTAGGAAGTGGAAGTGCATGCCGAAGTTTGTATAATGGACTTGTAGTGTGGGGGAAAACAGATGAGGTAGAAGGCAGTTCAGATTTATTCGGAGTACAATATCCGGATGCTGAAATTCATGACGTATTCAAAAATTTTAATGATTGGGTTCTTTTGATTCATGAAGGACAGAAAAGTGTTTCCTCAACAGTAGGACACGGGTTGATGAATACCAATCCTTACGCGGAGAGAAGATTTCAGGAAGCAAGGGAAAATTTTGTTCCGATGAAAGAAATCCTGAAAAACGGAGATATGGAACGTTTCATCAAGCTGGTAGAACATGAAGCACTTACGTTACATGCAATGATGATGATGAGTGATCCTGCTTTTATCCTGATGAAAACAGGTACGCTGGAAGTCATCAATAAGATCTGGGATTTCAGAAGAGAAACAGGGCTTCCTTTATTCTTTACCCTTGATGCTGGAGCTAATGTTCATCTTTTGTTTCCAAATAATGGTTCCGAAGAGCAGATTAAAGCCTTCATTGAAGCTGAGTTATTGCAGCACACTCAGAAAAATGGAGTAGTGAAGGATGTAATGAATTTCTAA
- a CDS encoding AMP-dependent synthetase/ligase, translating into MNLAEAIILKNVEKHPIKAAIGFKKKDAAWKELSWKKFSEIIFKTANALQESGVRENDRVAIYSDNSSEWMIFDLASMAIGAVTVPIYSTNNAEQAEHIINDSGAKAVLVGNQMQYDACLEFLHKEENNLETIIVSKKAVWIKKEFNSFYLEDFIAKASTELEICKKEHDDTATLIYTSGTTGTPKGVMLTHGNFIKAFDSHFEFFKFKNFEEELSLAFLPLSHVFERSWSLLCLYGGARVYFLEDPKNVAKALEEVKPTMMCAVPRFFQKVYAGVLEKAEEGSSLKKKIFDWALKTGWETAELRRNERPVPFGLKFKEAVADRLVFSKIKEKMGGRLWFLPCGGASLSPEVTRFFESVGIHVTVGYGLTETTATLTLFPLTHFEHGTSGKPLPGVEMRIGESDEIQARGNGIMKGYYNKPEETQKVFTEDGWFKTGDAGKFDDKGNLIITDRIKDLMKTSNGKYIAPQQIENLLTNNNFIQQIMLIAEGRQFVSALIVPNFEFLQDYIKKNNISFTNWEDAVKNEKIIHLYKEKVKELQSHLADYEKVKKFTLMPAEFDINTGEITPTLKVKRNVVIKKYADIIEKMY; encoded by the coding sequence ATGAATCTTGCAGAGGCAATTATCCTTAAAAATGTAGAAAAACATCCTATAAAAGCGGCCATCGGATTTAAAAAGAAAGATGCAGCCTGGAAAGAGCTGAGCTGGAAAAAATTCAGTGAGATTATTTTTAAAACAGCCAATGCCTTACAAGAATCTGGAGTTCGGGAGAATGACAGAGTGGCTATTTATTCAGATAACTCGTCAGAATGGATGATCTTTGATCTGGCTTCAATGGCTATTGGTGCTGTTACTGTACCGATTTATTCAACCAATAATGCTGAACAGGCAGAACATATCATTAATGATTCAGGAGCTAAAGCAGTTTTAGTAGGAAATCAGATGCAGTATGATGCCTGCCTGGAATTTTTACATAAAGAAGAAAACAATCTGGAAACGATTATTGTTTCCAAAAAAGCAGTGTGGATCAAAAAGGAATTCAACAGTTTTTATCTTGAAGATTTTATTGCAAAAGCTTCAACAGAGCTGGAAATCTGTAAGAAAGAACATGATGATACTGCTACACTGATTTATACCTCCGGAACTACCGGAACTCCGAAAGGAGTGATGCTTACCCATGGAAATTTCATCAAAGCATTTGATTCCCATTTTGAATTTTTTAAGTTTAAAAACTTTGAAGAAGAGCTCTCACTGGCATTCTTACCGTTAAGCCATGTTTTTGAAAGAAGCTGGAGTTTATTATGCTTATATGGCGGAGCCCGCGTGTATTTCCTGGAAGACCCGAAAAATGTAGCCAAAGCACTGGAAGAAGTAAAACCTACCATGATGTGTGCGGTACCAAGATTTTTCCAGAAAGTATATGCAGGAGTTCTGGAAAAAGCAGAAGAAGGTTCATCATTGAAGAAGAAAATCTTCGACTGGGCGCTTAAAACCGGATGGGAAACTGCTGAATTGAGAAGAAATGAAAGACCAGTTCCTTTTGGATTAAAATTCAAAGAAGCTGTTGCCGATAGATTGGTTTTCAGTAAAATTAAAGAAAAAATGGGTGGCAGACTTTGGTTCTTACCTTGTGGAGGAGCTTCATTATCACCGGAAGTTACCCGTTTCTTTGAATCCGTAGGAATTCATGTGACGGTTGGGTACGGATTAACGGAAACTACAGCAACCCTGACACTTTTCCCTTTAACTCATTTTGAACATGGTACAAGCGGAAAACCACTTCCGGGAGTAGAAATGCGTATTGGAGAAAGCGATGAGATTCAGGCGAGAGGGAACGGAATCATGAAAGGATATTATAACAAACCTGAAGAAACCCAGAAAGTATTCACGGAAGACGGATGGTTCAAAACCGGTGATGCAGGAAAGTTTGATGATAAAGGAAACCTGATCATTACGGATAGAATCAAGGATCTCATGAAAACTTCTAATGGAAAATATATTGCTCCGCAGCAGATAGAAAATCTTCTGACCAATAATAATTTCATCCAGCAGATTATGTTGATTGCAGAGGGTAGACAGTTTGTTTCAGCATTGATTGTTCCTAACTTTGAATTTTTACAGGATTATATCAAAAAGAATAATATTTCTTTTACCAATTGGGAAGATGCTGTAAAAAATGAAAAGATCATCCATCTTTATAAAGAAAAAGTTAAAGAATTACAGAGCCACCTGGCAGACTATGAGAAAGTGAAGAAATTTACTTTAATGCCTGCAGAATTTGATATCAATACAGGAGAAATTACTCCTACGCTAAAGGTCAAAAGAAATGTGGTGATCAAAAAATATGCGGATATTATAGAGAAAATGTACTAA